Proteins encoded in a region of the Streptomyces sp. NBC_00258 genome:
- a CDS encoding IS256 family transposase, with the protein MAAADQVDPLPEAATAEQKLIDQLVEQARSKGLQLTGEGGLLQQLTKKVLESALEGEITDHLGYDKHDPAGKDGGNSRNGTRSKTVLTDIGPVEIGVPRDREGSFEPAIVKKRQRRLTGVDEMVLSLSAKGLTHGEISAHLAEVYGADVSKTTISTITDKVMDGMAEWQNRPLDRVYPVVFIDAINVKIRDGQVANRPIYVALAVTAEGHRDILGLWAGDGGEGAKHWLRVLSELKNRGVEDVLMLVCDGLKGLPDAVGEVWPRTVVQTCVVHLLRASFRYAARQDWDKIAKALKPVYTAPTEDAATTRFLEFAETWGKKYPAIVRLWGSSWPEFTPFLQFDAEIRRIVCTTHSIESVNARIRKAVRSRGHFPTEQAALKCVYMAVMSLDPTGAGRKRWTMRWKGAMNAFDLAFDGRLTAGQL; encoded by the coding sequence GTGGCGGCTGCCGACCAGGTGGATCCGTTGCCGGAGGCCGCGACGGCCGAGCAGAAACTGATCGACCAGCTCGTCGAGCAGGCCCGCAGCAAGGGGCTGCAGCTGACCGGCGAGGGAGGATTGCTGCAGCAGCTGACCAAGAAGGTTCTGGAATCCGCCCTGGAGGGCGAGATCACCGACCATCTCGGCTATGACAAGCACGACCCGGCAGGCAAGGACGGCGGCAACTCCCGTAACGGCACCCGGTCCAAGACGGTGCTGACGGACATCGGGCCGGTCGAGATCGGCGTGCCCCGCGACCGGGAGGGCTCCTTCGAGCCGGCCATCGTCAAGAAGCGGCAGCGCCGGCTGACCGGCGTGGACGAGATGGTGCTCTCACTGTCCGCGAAGGGCCTCACGCACGGGGAGATCTCCGCGCACCTGGCCGAGGTCTACGGCGCGGACGTGTCCAAGACGACCATCAGCACGATCACCGACAAGGTGATGGACGGCATGGCGGAATGGCAGAACCGGCCGCTCGACCGCGTCTACCCGGTCGTCTTCATTGACGCTATCAACGTCAAGATTCGCGATGGCCAAGTAGCGAACAGGCCGATCTACGTGGCCTTGGCGGTCACCGCCGAGGGACACCGCGACATCCTCGGCCTGTGGGCCGGTGACGGCGGCGAAGGCGCGAAACACTGGCTTCGAGTGCTCTCCGAGCTGAAGAACAGGGGCGTCGAAGACGTCCTCATGCTGGTCTGTGACGGGTTGAAGGGGCTGCCCGACGCGGTCGGCGAGGTCTGGCCGCGAACTGTGGTGCAAACGTGCGTGGTTCACCTGCTGCGGGCGTCATTCCGATACGCGGCCCGCCAGGACTGGGACAAGATTGCCAAGGCGCTCAAGCCCGTCTACACCGCGCCGACCGAGGACGCGGCCACGACACGGTTCCTGGAATTCGCCGAGACCTGGGGCAAGAAGTACCCGGCGATCGTCCGCCTCTGGGGGTCCAGCTGGCCAGAATTCACACCTTTCCTGCAGTTTGATGCAGAAATACGCCGCATCGTCTGCACGACCCACAGCATCGAGAGCGTCAACGCCCGCATCCGCAAGGCCGTTCGCTCCCGCGGGCACTTCCCCACGGAGCAGGCCGCCCTCAAATGTGTCTACATGGCCGTCATGAGCCTCGACCCGACCGGCGCCGGCCGCAAACGCTGGACCATGCGCTGGAAGGGCGCCATGAACGCCTTCGACCTGGCCTTCGACGGCCGCCTCACCGCAGGCCAACTCTAG